The Leucobacter chromiiresistens genome window below encodes:
- a CDS encoding glycerophosphodiester phosphodiesterase family protein, giving the protein MVSPARRPLVIGHRGASGYRPEHTASAYRLACEMGADLVEPDVVATRDGVLVVRHENEISGTTDVADRPHFVDRRTTKTVDGELLTGWFTEDFTWEELATLGSRERLPGIRPENARFDGAEGILRLRDVLAIVDERSAALDRPIGVVVEVKHARFFEDRGFDLAEMLRAELAACGWADRRRRLVIESFELGVLDRLRASGVRAEIVFLAERLGSPADEPVGDAPARDYAWYRGDAGLDLLAGRVDGISVAKADLLRVDALGEAVGTTSLVERAHARGLRVYTWTLRPENRFLNPAFRRASPGGEGDDGGAAPEQWGDWRGEFAMIAGSGVDGVFVDHPDLGAAIRDGATA; this is encoded by the coding sequence ATGGTCAGCCCCGCACGCCGCCCGCTCGTCATCGGTCACCGGGGGGCGTCGGGCTACCGCCCCGAGCACACGGCGTCGGCGTATCGCCTCGCCTGCGAGATGGGCGCCGACCTCGTCGAACCCGATGTCGTCGCGACGCGCGACGGGGTGCTCGTGGTGCGGCACGAGAACGAGATCTCGGGCACCACGGATGTGGCCGATCGCCCGCACTTCGTCGACCGGCGCACGACGAAGACCGTCGACGGCGAGCTGCTGACGGGCTGGTTCACCGAGGACTTCACCTGGGAGGAGCTGGCGACGCTCGGCAGTCGGGAGCGTCTGCCGGGTATTCGGCCCGAGAACGCGCGGTTCGACGGGGCCGAGGGGATCCTGCGCCTGCGAGACGTGCTCGCCATCGTCGACGAGCGGAGCGCGGCCCTCGACCGCCCGATCGGGGTGGTCGTGGAGGTGAAGCACGCGCGCTTCTTCGAGGATCGCGGCTTCGACCTCGCCGAGATGCTGCGCGCCGAGCTCGCCGCGTGCGGCTGGGCGGATCGCCGGAGACGACTCGTGATCGAGTCGTTCGAGCTCGGCGTGCTCGACCGCCTGCGGGCCTCCGGGGTGCGGGCGGAGATCGTCTTCCTCGCGGAGCGGCTCGGATCGCCGGCCGACGAGCCCGTCGGCGACGCCCCCGCCCGCGACTACGCGTGGTATCGCGGCGATGCCGGTCTCGACCTCCTGGCCGGCCGGGTCGACGGCATCAGCGTCGCGAAGGCCGACCTGCTGCGCGTGGACGCGCTCGGTGAGGCGGTCGGGACGACGAGTCTCGTGGAGCGGGCGCACGCGCGCGGGCTGCGGGTGTACACCTGGACCCTGCGCCCCGAGAACCGCTTCCTGAACCCCGCGTTCCGGCGCGCGTCGCCGGGAGGGGAGGGGGACGACGGCGGGGCGGCGCCCGAGCAGTGGGGCGATTGGCGCGGAGAGTTCGCGATGATCGCGGGCTCAGGCGTCGACGGGGTCTTCGTCGATCACCCCGATCTGGGAGCCGCGATCCGGGACGGCGCGACGGCCTGA
- a CDS encoding asparaginase → MSSPAPRRPSVLVFATGGTIGMRRTDSGLAPDPEFPDILEDLVARICLPLGVEARVNHLSPAIDSANADADTAPKIARAVRARVRTQRPRGVVITHGTDTLAYTAARLAFELGDLGVPVVVTGSQLAHGEAGSDAIGNLTLAIRAAVKAAPGSPAAIAFGGELLPAVRATKHDSIALSAFRAELPPAPGGLGVPPAPAGSADAAPAAPARVLAFRFVPAVTADDLRASVGGGPHGLVLECYGSGNGPMARPGMLGTLRELCAALPVVAVTQCATGGVDLGRYAVGRELAAAGAIDGGDMTLESAMGKLGFLVDRGHGHAEIRDLMLQNLVGERTVAVA, encoded by the coding sequence ATGTCATCCCCCGCCCCTCGGCGCCCCTCCGTGCTCGTCTTCGCCACCGGAGGAACGATCGGCATGCGTCGCACCGACAGCGGCCTCGCCCCCGACCCCGAGTTCCCCGATATCCTCGAAGACCTCGTCGCGCGCATCTGCCTGCCGCTCGGCGTCGAGGCCCGTGTCAACCACCTCTCCCCCGCCATCGACAGCGCGAACGCCGACGCCGATACCGCCCCGAAGATCGCCCGCGCCGTTCGCGCCCGCGTGCGCACGCAGCGCCCCCGCGGCGTGGTCATCACGCACGGCACCGACACGCTGGCGTACACGGCGGCGCGGCTCGCCTTCGAGCTCGGCGACCTCGGCGTCCCGGTGGTCGTCACCGGCAGCCAGCTCGCCCACGGAGAGGCCGGCTCCGACGCGATCGGCAACCTGACCCTCGCCATCCGAGCCGCGGTGAAGGCGGCGCCGGGTTCGCCGGCGGCCATCGCCTTCGGCGGCGAGCTGCTCCCGGCCGTGCGGGCGACCAAGCACGACAGCATCGCGCTCTCGGCCTTCCGTGCGGAGCTTCCGCCCGCTCCGGGCGGCCTCGGCGTGCCCCCGGCCCCGGCCGGGTCCGCCGACGCCGCGCCGGCAGCGCCCGCGCGCGTGCTCGCGTTCCGGTTCGTACCCGCGGTCACCGCCGACGATCTGCGCGCATCGGTGGGCGGGGGCCCGCACGGTCTCGTGCTCGAGTGCTACGGCAGCGGCAACGGCCCGATGGCGCGGCCCGGCATGCTCGGCACCCTCCGGGAGCTGTGCGCCGCGCTGCCCGTGGTGGCCGTCACCCAGTGCGCGACGGGCGGGGTCGACCTCGGCCGGTACGCGGTCGGCCGGGAGCTCGCGGCGGCCGGGGCGATCGACGGCGGCGACATGACGCTCGAGTCCGCCATGGGCAAGCTCGGCTTCCTCGTCGACCGCGGGCACGGTCACGCCGAGATCCGCGACCTCATGCTGCAGAACCTCGTCGGCGAGCGCACGGTCGCAGTCGCCTGA
- a CDS encoding ATP-dependent helicase has translation MSDFELLDPSGLPIGGGSAAHGAGDDPLVDGLNPAQARAVTTRGPALLIVAGAGSGKTRVLTHRIAHLIRGREAWPSQILAITFTNKAAAEMRERIEGLLGDASQGMWISTFHSACVRILRREAERFGYVSGFTIYDSADSRALLKRIIKELDADTYGFTPANSGAKISKLKNELVDAATHAATMNENDPRERLFVEIFRMYEQELKRANAFDFDDLIGQTVHLFRAHPDVAAVYQRRFRHILVDEYQDTNHAQYSLIRELTRPVEVEEVDRLVPPARAKELDAAGRIPPASLTVVGDSDQSIYAFRGADIRNIVEFERDFAGAEVVKLEQNYRSTQNILSAANAVIGNNFDRQEKHLWTSEGDGERIVGFTGYSQHDEARFVAEEIEDLHRAGLAYSDIAVFYRTNSQTRALEELFIRSAIPYRVLGGTKFYERAEVKDAMAYLTSIANPYDPIAWSRLLGAPKRGVGAMAEAHLANFQEAQGVSFHEAMLRAEEVTAIGPKIRATVRALGEMLVRASRMAVGGGATDVAGEDAKPAPVADVMKLVLDETDMIEKLRAKRDPQDDARAENLEELLAVAREFDVKQPGAGLLAFLTEVSLVAAADDLDDSSGTVSLMTMHTAKGLEFKAVFITGVEEGLLPHQMSVDEIGGISEERRLMYVGITRARERLYLTLASTRATFGDVSVAMPSRFLQEIPDGLIDWRQSPGEVTGRGGTVSRALNSPRASGGGGSWSRTRSDSAVTFSGGGSGSGAVSEPASGNMQSALDKWRERKRLAKEAQASGGGFPNLVGGSVRDNGDLELATGDRIRHDEYGDGRVTGISGVGTKRIAHVVFDTVGERKLLVKLAPIEKVEAAEE, from the coding sequence ATGAGCGACTTCGAACTTCTCGACCCTTCAGGGCTTCCGATCGGCGGCGGATCCGCCGCGCACGGCGCGGGCGACGACCCGCTGGTCGACGGTCTCAACCCCGCGCAGGCGCGTGCGGTGACGACCCGCGGCCCGGCGCTGCTGATCGTGGCGGGCGCAGGGTCGGGCAAGACCCGCGTGCTCACCCACCGCATCGCCCATCTCATCCGCGGGCGCGAGGCGTGGCCGAGCCAGATCCTCGCCATCACCTTCACGAACAAGGCCGCCGCCGAGATGCGCGAGCGCATCGAGGGCCTGCTGGGCGACGCGTCGCAGGGCATGTGGATCTCCACGTTCCACTCGGCATGCGTGCGCATCCTGCGCCGCGAGGCCGAGCGCTTCGGCTACGTCTCCGGCTTCACGATCTACGATTCGGCCGACTCGCGCGCGCTGCTGAAGCGCATCATCAAGGAGCTCGACGCCGACACGTACGGCTTTACGCCCGCGAACTCGGGTGCGAAGATCTCGAAGCTGAAGAACGAGCTCGTCGATGCGGCGACGCACGCGGCGACGATGAACGAGAACGATCCCCGGGAGCGGCTGTTCGTCGAGATCTTCCGCATGTACGAGCAGGAGCTCAAGCGCGCGAACGCGTTCGACTTCGACGACCTCATCGGGCAGACGGTGCACCTCTTCCGCGCGCACCCCGACGTCGCGGCGGTGTACCAGCGGCGCTTCCGCCACATCCTCGTCGACGAGTACCAGGACACGAACCACGCGCAGTACTCGCTCATCCGCGAACTCACCCGACCGGTCGAGGTCGAGGAGGTCGACCGGCTGGTGCCGCCGGCGCGCGCGAAGGAACTCGACGCCGCGGGCCGCATCCCGCCGGCGAGTCTCACGGTGGTGGGCGACTCGGACCAGTCGATCTACGCCTTTCGCGGAGCCGACATCCGCAACATCGTCGAGTTCGAGCGCGACTTCGCCGGCGCCGAGGTGGTGAAGCTCGAGCAGAACTACCGATCGACGCAGAACATCCTCTCCGCCGCGAACGCCGTGATCGGCAACAACTTCGATCGCCAGGAGAAGCACCTCTGGACCTCCGAGGGCGACGGCGAGCGCATCGTCGGGTTCACCGGCTACTCGCAGCACGACGAGGCCCGCTTCGTCGCCGAGGAGATCGAGGATCTGCACCGGGCGGGTCTCGCGTACAGCGACATCGCCGTGTTCTACCGCACCAACTCCCAGACGCGCGCGCTGGAGGAGCTGTTCATCAGATCGGCCATCCCCTATCGCGTGCTCGGCGGCACGAAGTTCTACGAGCGCGCCGAGGTGAAGGACGCGATGGCCTACCTCACGAGCATCGCGAACCCCTACGACCCGATCGCGTGGTCGCGCCTGCTCGGCGCGCCGAAGCGCGGGGTGGGGGCCATGGCCGAGGCCCACCTCGCCAACTTTCAGGAGGCGCAGGGCGTCTCCTTCCACGAGGCGATGCTCCGCGCCGAGGAGGTCACGGCGATCGGGCCGAAGATCCGAGCGACCGTGCGCGCGCTCGGCGAGATGCTGGTTCGGGCGTCGCGCATGGCCGTGGGAGGCGGAGCGACGGACGTCGCGGGCGAGGACGCCAAGCCAGCGCCCGTCGCCGACGTGATGAAGCTGGTGCTCGACGAGACCGACATGATCGAGAAGCTCCGGGCGAAGCGCGACCCGCAGGACGACGCGCGCGCCGAGAACCTCGAAGAGCTGCTCGCCGTGGCGCGCGAGTTCGACGTCAAACAGCCCGGAGCCGGACTGCTCGCCTTCCTGACCGAGGTGAGCCTCGTGGCGGCGGCGGACGACCTCGACGACTCCAGCGGCACGGTATCGCTCATGACGATGCACACCGCGAAGGGACTCGAGTTCAAGGCCGTGTTCATCACCGGCGTCGAGGAGGGGCTCCTGCCGCACCAGATGTCGGTCGACGAGATCGGAGGCATCAGCGAGGAGCGCCGGCTCATGTACGTCGGTATCACGCGAGCCCGCGAGCGCCTGTACCTCACCCTCGCCTCGACCCGCGCGACGTTCGGCGACGTCTCCGTCGCGATGCCGTCTCGGTTCCTGCAGGAGATCCCCGATGGCCTCATCGACTGGCGCCAGTCGCCGGGCGAGGTCACCGGTCGCGGCGGCACCGTGTCGCGCGCCCTCAACTCCCCGCGTGCGAGCGGCGGAGGCGGATCCTGGTCGCGCACCCGCAGCGACTCGGCAGTCACGTTCTCGGGCGGCGGCTCGGGCTCCGGCGCGGTGAGCGAGCCGGCGAGCGGCAACATGCAGTCCGCGCTCGACAAGTGGCGGGAGCGCAAGCGACTCGCGAAGGAGGCGCAGGCCTCGGGCGGCGGCTTCCCGAACCTCGTCGGCGGGTCGGTGCGCGACAACGGGGACCTCGAACTCGCGACCGGCGACCGCATCCGGCACGACGAGTACGGCGACGGGCGGGTCACCGGCATCTCCGGCGTCGGCACGAAGCGCATCGCCCACGTGGTGTTTGACACGGTGGGCGAGCGCAAGCTGCTCGTCAAGCTCGCGCCGATCGAGAAGGTCGAAGCGGCCGAGGAGTAG
- a CDS encoding TetR/AcrR family transcriptional regulator: MSTAEENRPEGLRARKRRRTENAIESSAVHLALELGVEHVTVEAICERADISRSTFFNYFPSRDDAIVGRAIEIPDGEAAFSVLDCTPDDLPLGLFRLLFAAIGHRNVNADLARDRMRLVSEQYEAGRLMMISILESGYQLGAVATSWLRAHPEHAKLDSPERESALALALVHGAMTAKMTEWTAASGDVSAEESDFLRIADDFRALLG, from the coding sequence GTGAGCACTGCCGAGGAGAACCGCCCCGAGGGCCTGCGCGCGCGGAAGCGCCGGCGCACCGAGAACGCGATCGAGTCGTCGGCGGTGCATCTCGCGCTGGAGCTCGGGGTCGAGCACGTCACCGTGGAGGCCATCTGCGAGCGCGCGGACATCTCCCGGAGCACCTTCTTCAACTACTTCCCCTCGCGCGACGACGCCATCGTGGGGCGCGCCATCGAGATCCCCGACGGCGAGGCCGCCTTCTCGGTGCTGGACTGCACCCCCGACGATCTGCCGCTCGGACTGTTCCGGCTGCTGTTCGCCGCGATCGGCCACCGCAACGTCAATGCGGATCTCGCTCGGGATCGGATGCGTCTCGTCTCCGAGCAGTACGAGGCCGGGCGGCTGATGATGATCTCCATTCTGGAGTCGGGCTATCAGCTCGGCGCCGTCGCGACCTCCTGGCTGCGCGCGCACCCCGAGCATGCGAAGCTCGATTCGCCGGAGCGCGAGTCCGCGTTGGCACTGGCCCTCGTGCACGGGGCGATGACCGCGAAGATGACGGAGTGGACTGCCGCGAGCGGCGACGTCAGCGCCGAGGAGTCGGACTTCCTCCGCATCGCCGACGACTTCCGCGCGCTGCTCGGCTGA
- a CDS encoding GGDEF domain-containing protein, translating into MPSATALLRRHDAHSWYVTFAGALMSLTLAIDLIFHVNMTQPWLNWVLLAITVSGATTALVMGRRLPRWVGITAVLVFLAAQGYFLSLAADPQTVVSAMQQLPIVAFYLGWFVRPRLAGPLIALSIAVFGIVSFTNPLFHTEGRIGAPVAVHGLLSLLFCYVAGNYLWRRAKRVEATDALTGALHRAPFAERAAARLQRTSAPLSVLAIDFDDFKQINDARGHAAGDLALESTVAAWRIELRSGDVVGRLGGDEFAILLPETELAEANAIAERLHATSPHPWSWGASEYAPGDDIAALLMRADAALYQQKRSKQEVDRA; encoded by the coding sequence ATGCCCTCGGCGACCGCGCTGCTGCGCAGGCACGATGCGCACTCGTGGTACGTGACCTTCGCGGGCGCACTCATGTCGCTCACCCTCGCGATCGACCTCATCTTCCACGTGAACATGACGCAGCCCTGGCTCAACTGGGTGCTGCTCGCGATCACCGTCAGCGGCGCGACGACGGCGCTCGTCATGGGCCGGCGGCTCCCGCGATGGGTCGGCATCACCGCCGTGCTCGTATTCCTGGCGGCGCAGGGGTACTTCCTGAGCCTCGCCGCCGATCCGCAGACCGTCGTCTCCGCCATGCAGCAGCTCCCCATCGTCGCCTTCTACCTCGGATGGTTCGTCCGCCCGCGGCTCGCCGGGCCGCTGATCGCGCTGAGCATCGCCGTGTTCGGCATCGTGTCGTTCACCAACCCGCTCTTCCACACGGAAGGGCGGATCGGCGCGCCGGTCGCCGTGCACGGACTGCTGAGCCTGCTCTTCTGCTACGTGGCGGGCAACTACCTCTGGCGGCGCGCGAAACGCGTCGAGGCCACCGACGCCCTCACCGGCGCTCTGCACCGCGCGCCGTTCGCCGAGCGCGCCGCCGCCCGACTGCAGCGCACGTCGGCACCGCTCAGCGTTCTCGCCATCGACTTCGACGACTTCAAGCAGATCAACGACGCGCGCGGTCACGCCGCCGGCGACCTGGCCCTCGAATCGACGGTCGCCGCCTGGCGCATCGAGCTCCGCAGCGGCGACGTCGTCGGCCGGCTCGGCGGCGACGAGTTCGCGATCCTGCTCCCCGAGACGGAGCTCGCCGAGGCGAACGCCATCGCCGAGCGGCTGCACGCGACGTCGCCGCACCCGTGGTCGTGGGGCGCGAGCGAGTACGCCCCGGGCGACGACATCGCCGCGCTCCTGATGCGCGCCGACGCGGCGCTGTACCAGCAGAAGCGGAGCAAGCAGGAGGTCGACCGTGCGTGA
- a CDS encoding GGDEF domain-containing protein, with protein sequence MRERRARTVRSALRDAWERFNRRQTPFSYTSAAVPLLLATVFVFDLLLPHPHLNRSAVSLWLAFYSIATVLPLALGHHYPRWAGLIVFAGIESLSTYFLLASIHVHAEINALLELPLIALYIGWFYPAALGRALIAFGVVRLLAILFLNPDLGGGVADPRIMIVYAILVALFCFEGARTVQRQLRKEACLDSLTGALNRRGLHDLAGAVRRRAARRGEPVTVAMLDFDDFKGVNDAGGHIAGDAALSASVSAWNELVERRGAHARHGGLVARLGGDEFALVLRGDAASVEDRLRRLRASSDFAWSWGIATAEPGETLDAVLARADAALYRAKPGTGRGSPIAR encoded by the coding sequence GTGCGTGAGCGCCGCGCCAGAACCGTCCGGAGTGCGCTGCGCGACGCCTGGGAGCGCTTCAACCGCCGGCAGACCCCGTTCTCGTACACGAGTGCGGCGGTGCCGCTGCTGCTCGCCACTGTCTTCGTCTTCGATCTCCTGCTCCCGCACCCCCACCTCAACCGCTCGGCGGTCTCGCTGTGGCTCGCCTTCTATAGCATCGCCACGGTGCTGCCGCTGGCGCTCGGGCATCACTACCCGCGGTGGGCCGGGCTCATCGTATTCGCCGGCATCGAATCCCTCTCCACCTACTTCCTCCTCGCCTCGATCCACGTGCACGCCGAGATCAACGCGCTGCTCGAACTGCCGCTCATCGCGCTCTACATCGGCTGGTTCTACCCGGCCGCCCTCGGCCGTGCGCTCATCGCGTTCGGGGTCGTGCGGCTGCTCGCCATCCTCTTCCTGAACCCCGATCTCGGCGGCGGCGTGGCAGACCCGCGCATCATGATCGTGTACGCGATCCTCGTCGCGCTGTTCTGCTTCGAGGGGGCGCGCACCGTGCAGCGGCAGCTGCGCAAGGAGGCCTGTCTCGACTCCCTCACCGGAGCCCTGAACCGCAGGGGGCTGCACGATCTCGCCGGAGCGGTGCGGCGGCGCGCAGCCAGACGCGGCGAGCCGGTCACCGTCGCCATGCTCGACTTCGACGATTTCAAGGGCGTGAACGACGCCGGCGGCCATATCGCCGGAGACGCGGCGCTCTCGGCGAGCGTGAGCGCGTGGAACGAGCTCGTCGAGCGGCGCGGAGCGCACGCGCGGCACGGCGGGCTGGTCGCACGGCTCGGGGGAGACGAGTTCGCCCTCGTGCTCCGCGGCGACGCGGCATCGGTCGAGGATCGGCTGCGGCGCCTGCGCGCGAGCTCCGACTTCGCGTGGTCGTGGGGGATCGCGACGGCCGAGCCCGGGGAGACGCTCGACGCCGTGCTCGCCCGCGCCGACGCGGCCCTCTACCGTGCCAAGCCCGGCACCGGTCGGGGTTCGCCCATCGCGCGGTGA
- the sucC gene encoding ADP-forming succinate--CoA ligase subunit beta: MDLYEYQARDLFERYEVPVLAGIVADTPEEVRAAAEKLGGVVVVKAQVKTGGRGKAGGVKVAKNPDEAFAAAQSILGLDIKGHVVERVMVAAGADIAQEFYFSVLLDRANRSYLSLASVEGGMEIEQLAVEKPEALARIAVDPLVGIDAAKAEEIARAAKFPEELVAKVVPVFQKLYEVYVGEDATLVEVNPLVLTGAGDIIALDGKVSLDENADFRQPQHAELADKSAEDPLEAKAKEQDLNYVKLDGEVGVIGNGAGLVMSTLDVVAYAGENHGGVKPANFLDIGGGASAEVMAAGLDVILGDPQVKSVFVNVFGGITACDAVANGIVGALEKLGDAANKPLVVRLDGNNVEEGRAILNEAAHPLVTQAATMDEGADKAAELANAR; the protein is encoded by the coding sequence GTGGATCTGTACGAGTACCAGGCACGAGATCTATTCGAACGATACGAGGTGCCGGTACTGGCCGGCATCGTCGCCGACACCCCCGAAGAGGTGCGCGCGGCCGCCGAGAAGCTCGGCGGCGTGGTCGTCGTGAAGGCCCAGGTCAAGACCGGCGGCCGCGGCAAGGCCGGCGGCGTGAAGGTGGCGAAGAACCCCGACGAGGCGTTCGCGGCGGCGCAGTCGATCCTCGGACTCGACATCAAGGGGCACGTCGTCGAACGCGTCATGGTGGCCGCAGGCGCCGACATCGCGCAGGAGTTCTACTTCTCCGTGCTGCTCGACCGCGCCAACCGCTCGTACCTCTCGCTGGCTTCGGTCGAGGGCGGCATGGAGATCGAGCAGCTCGCCGTCGAGAAGCCCGAGGCGCTCGCGCGCATCGCCGTCGACCCGCTCGTCGGCATCGACGCCGCGAAGGCGGAGGAGATCGCCCGCGCCGCGAAGTTCCCCGAGGAGCTCGTGGCGAAGGTGGTCCCCGTATTCCAGAAGCTCTACGAGGTGTACGTCGGCGAAGACGCGACGCTCGTCGAGGTGAACCCGCTCGTGCTCACCGGCGCCGGCGACATCATCGCCCTCGACGGCAAGGTCTCGCTCGACGAGAACGCCGACTTCCGTCAGCCGCAGCACGCCGAGCTCGCCGACAAGTCCGCCGAGGACCCGCTCGAGGCGAAGGCCAAGGAGCAGGACCTCAACTACGTGAAGCTCGACGGCGAGGTCGGCGTCATCGGCAACGGTGCGGGCCTCGTCATGTCGACGCTCGACGTGGTCGCCTACGCCGGCGAGAACCACGGCGGCGTCAAGCCCGCCAACTTCCTCGACATCGGAGGCGGCGCCTCGGCAGAGGTCATGGCGGCCGGGCTCGACGTGATCCTCGGCGATCCCCAGGTGAAGTCCGTCTTTGTCAACGTCTTCGGCGGCATCACCGCGTGCGACGCCGTCGCCAACGGCATCGTCGGGGCGCTCGAGAAGCTGGGCGACGCGGCGAACAAGCCGCTCGTGGTGCGCCTCGACGGCAACAACGTCGAAGAGGGCCGTGCGATCCTCAACGAGGCCGCGCACCCGCTCGTGACGCAGGCCGCCACCATGGACGAGGGCGCCGACAAGGCCGCCGAACTCGCGAACGCCCGCTGA
- the sucD gene encoding succinate--CoA ligase subunit alpha: MSIFLNQDSKVIVQGITGGEGTKHTARMLAAGTNVVGGVNARKAGTTVSHVDADGNSVELPVFASVAEAMEATGADVSVAFVPPAFTKDAAIEAIDARIGLLVIITEGVPVKDSAELWAHAQATGNETRIIGPNCPGIITPGEALAGITPATITGKGPIGLVSKSGTLTYQMMYELRDLGFSTAIGIGGDPVIGTTHIDALAAFEADPETRAIVMIGEIGGDAEERAAEYIKANVTKPVVGYVAGFTAPEGKTMGHAGAIVSGSAGTAQAKKEALEAAGVKVGKTPTETANLLREAFTAL; the protein is encoded by the coding sequence ATGTCGATCTTCCTGAACCAGGATTCCAAGGTCATCGTCCAGGGCATCACCGGCGGCGAGGGCACGAAGCACACGGCGCGCATGCTCGCCGCGGGCACGAACGTCGTCGGCGGCGTGAACGCCCGCAAGGCCGGCACGACCGTCTCGCACGTCGACGCCGACGGCAACAGCGTCGAGCTTCCCGTCTTCGCATCGGTCGCCGAGGCGATGGAGGCCACGGGCGCCGACGTCTCGGTCGCGTTCGTGCCGCCCGCCTTCACCAAGGACGCCGCGATCGAGGCCATCGATGCGCGTATCGGGCTGCTCGTCATCATCACCGAGGGCGTTCCCGTGAAGGACTCCGCCGAGCTGTGGGCGCACGCGCAGGCGACCGGCAACGAGACCCGCATCATCGGCCCGAACTGCCCCGGCATCATCACGCCGGGCGAGGCCCTCGCCGGCATCACGCCCGCGACTATCACGGGCAAGGGCCCCATCGGCCTCGTCTCGAAGTCGGGCACGCTCACCTACCAGATGATGTACGAACTGCGCGATCTCGGCTTCTCGACGGCCATCGGCATCGGCGGCGACCCCGTGATCGGCACGACGCACATCGACGCGCTCGCCGCATTCGAGGCGGACCCCGAGACGCGCGCGATCGTGATGATCGGCGAGATCGGCGGCGACGCCGAGGAGCGCGCCGCCGAGTACATCAAGGCCAACGTGACGAAGCCGGTCGTCGGCTACGTCGCCGGCTTCACGGCGCCCGAGGGCAAGACCATGGGCCACGCTGGCGCCATCGTGTCGGGCTCCGCGGGAACCGCGCAGGCGAAGAAGGAGGCCCTCGAGGCGGCGGGCGTCAAGGTCGGCAAGACGCCGACCGAGACGGCGAACCTGCTGCGCGAGGCCTTCACCGCGCTCTAG